A window of Saimiri boliviensis isolate mSaiBol1 chromosome 1, mSaiBol1.pri, whole genome shotgun sequence genomic DNA:
TGACTACAAAAGACTGTAGTAGCCCCAAGGAAAAATTTTCTTGGATCTACGGTGTGTACCTTTTTATGGCTACTTGAAGACATGCTGTCTTTGgattcaaacatttttcttttggtaaattcAGAAGATAGTGGTGGATAATGAGCCAGGCCCCTGTGTGGGAttggggtgggagagggagagggagagggaaaatgcaaatgaaatattACAGTCACAGTGCCACTCATACAGTTATGTCTTGTGATTTCTAACTGGATCTTCACAGTGACTAAACTGTGCTGCCATTCTGCTTTCTCATTAAAATGATCATTGCTATGCTTGTATCTGTGCAGCTCTTCACACTTTAAAAGATGTCTGTGCATGGGCACCACTGTTGAATCCTCTTTATTCTGAGGTACCAATCTTATCTAAAAGATCAAGATTTTCAGGGGTTACTTCACTTTGGTCGTGAAGCTAAGACTCAGTGCAGTCATTGAGACCCTGCATTCAGAGCTCTTTCTGCCCATCCCTGCCTAGCAGCCTTGCAAAGAGAGCTGAGAGGTGACCAGCACAGAGAAAAGGTTATTGGCAGAAAACCCTTTGTGGGTAGCCTGTCTCCATCAGGTATCATCagtgtgaccttagacaaatcACTTGGCCTTCTCTGCTGTATGATGGAGGTAGTAATAATACTTCATAAGTTTATGATGAGAAATAATACAGATAAAATGCTTGATCTGTAATGAGTGTTCATTACCTGGAGACTTCTATTAATACATGCTACCTAGATTTCCACTACACACCCTAGTGCCCCTATGGAAAGAAATTTTACGTGACTGCAATTTGGTAAAAGATTTGTATTCACAGAGCGTCTGTGTCCAGAAAATGAACCTGAGAAACcaagttttaaatgttattagGAGCTTTTAATTTCTCAAATACAGAATTacttaaatttagtatttttaaaaaatttaaacaattaagcAGTCTTGTGCAAAGCCCTCAGACAAGGAAAAAGTCAGATTTCTTTGCTGCACTGTGATGCAAAGCTTCTGTAAGCTTATGTAAGCATAAAATCGTATTTATGGTTTAATAAAACCAAAGTCAATGACGGGAGGGAGGAAAGACTTATGTACAAATCAAGAACAGATGCCcgtgtttttccatttttaattatgaaagatAAAGACTACCTGTAACACGTGAGATTTAAAGAGCAAGTCAACCCAGTCTTCCATTACCAGCATAAGATGGAACCACTTCCCATTGCTGTGAAACTCACCTGTGTCCCTCCCAGTCAAATTCTCATGCCATCACCTTCCACCTCTCCTTAACTATAGTAGGCATATAGTGGGTATTACTATatcctggcttttcttttcagtttgacCAAATGTGTTTGTGTtcctaatgcaaaaaaaaatgtgtttgaattcaacatttttgtttaatttacatTTGAATATACAGAATcatgctgtttatttttctactcaTTCTTTGTGCAAAATTGTGTTTGTGAGATCCAAACATAATTGATGTGTTAGATGTGGAACAGTTCACTGATTTTCAccactgtttttatattttctgttttagtatACCAGtctacttatttacttattattttgtcTACAGGCGGTGtttatttccactttttcttttagGGCTTTAGAAGAAAGGTATTTTGATTTGCtgtttataaaattcaacatcatagCTTATACCGCTCATGTACAGGAATTACTCCGTGGTATGTATGTAACAATGCAATTGCTAGGTCCTAGGTACTATGACCACATATTTGTTGTCTCAGCCAAGACTCCTTTAAGAGTGAAAGGAGACACGTAATGATTTTacggaggccaggcacagtggctcacacctgtaatctcagcactttgtgaagccaaggcaggagaatcacttgagtccagaagttcaagaccagcctgaccaacgtattgaggccccatctctataaaaaatacaaaaacagctgaGTGTGGGGaaacacatctgtagtcccagctgcttgggaggctgaggcaggaggatggattGATCCccgaaagttgaggctgcagtaagccaccatcatgccattgcactccagctagggtgacagagcaagactatgtctcagaaaataataatactgataaaataatagtaataacttaGACCATGGGTGAAAAATTGAATTGTTCTGGGAAAAATCAAGATGCGTAGTTATCTAAGTGATAAGATCTGTGCTTTTTAAACTTTACTAGATAATACCCAGTTGTTTGTCAACATGTATGTTTAGATGTATACCCACTTCagctctgtttttcatttttctaatggaTTATTTAGTGTCCTGTTAATTTGCAGGAATTCGTTATATATTCTTGGTGTTAATTCTTGgttacattgtttcatttttggAGGTGTTTAATGATAGAACTTTCAATTTTAATATAGCAAATATGTCCATTTTCCCTTTATGGTTTGTACTTATTTATTATGCCTAGTTTAAGAGGCTTCTTTACcttgaaaatatattctcttatattttcttttgaaagttttGACATTTTGCCTTTCACAgataagttttgtgttttttttgttttgttttgtttttggtttttggtttttggttttttttttttccccactgagatggaggcttgctctgtcacccagactggactgtcatggcaggatctcggctcacggcaacctccatctcctgggtcaagcaattctcttgccttggccttccgagtagctgggattacaggggctcaCCACCACAatggactaatttttttgtatctttagtagagacagggtttcacaatgatggccaggctggtctcaaactcctgaccttgtgatccacccaacatgctaggattgcaggcatgagccaccatgcccagcccacagttAAGTTTTTACTGTGCCTGAGATTGATACTGTATCTGAGGTGAGGCAAGGttccagtttattttttcccAGATGAATGATTTGTTTACACATCACTCAAGGAAAATCCACCGCTTCCCTTGATGTGTGCTACATATTCCCTTGTGATATTTTGGTCTTTAAGccataattttttatgtattttaaataaataatcacacacaagaatttttttcttttcagtttttattgtagcttttagttatttttcttgtcttaatCCTGCCTGAGGCCTCCAGTGTTCGGCAGCGTACAAATACTGAAGAGGCagctttaacttttttcttttttcttttttttttttttgagacggagtttcgctcttgttacccaggctggagtgcaatggcgcaatctcggctcaccgcaacctccgcctcctgggttcaggcaattctcctgcctcagcctcctgagtagctgggattacaggcacgtgccaccatgcccagctaattttttgtatttttggtagagacggggtttcaccatgtagaccaggatggtctcgatctcttgacctcgtgatccacccgcctcggcctcccaaagtgctgggattccaggcttgagccaccgagcccggcccactttatcttttttctacttttaaagagaatgctttaaatgtgtcaccGTTAATTTGAGGTTTCCTCTAGGTTTAGTAGATACCCTTGATTGAATTAAGGGGGTTGCTTTCTGTTGCTAGTTTGCTGGCAGGTTTTACCTGGAGCAGATGCTGAATTTTACCCTATACTTTCTTGTGCCTCTGTTGAGATAGTCATGtactttttattaatctgtcagTGTGTTGAATTATGTAAATAGATTTCCTAACATTAAACCAGTAGCACATCTCTGGGATAACCTGAGTATGgtgtgaaaataaatacattgccGATTCAGTTAgctactatttttttgttttgttttgtttttgtttttgagacggagtttcgctcttcttacccaggctggagtgcaatggcgagatctcagctcaccgcaacctccgcctcctgggttcaggcaattcttctgcctcaacctcctgagtagctgggattacaggcacgtgccaccatgcccagttaatgttttgtgtttttagtagagacggggtttcaccacgttgaccaggatggtctcgatctcttgaccttgtgatccacccacctcagcctcccaaagtgctgggattacaggcttgagccaccacgctcggcccaGTTAGCTACTATTTCAAGATTTTTGCATGTGTGTTCATGAGTGGGATGATAGTTTCCCTTTTAGTATGGCCTTGTCAGATTTTGGTCTCACGGTTATATTAGCTTTATAAAGTGAATTGGGtcatgtgtcttttttcttctctgcaagGATTTTTGTACAGTAGGAATTATCTGTAGGGAatctttggtagaattcactggTAATCCATCTGGGCcctcttattttctttgtgggaagacTTAATTACTAGTTGTACTTTTTTATGGTTATAGAACTATCTGGTCATAGATACATGGTTATTACTAATGTCTGCTTTGCATTTGAACCTTACGTTGGAATAAGACTAGAGTCAGGAAACAGTTAAGTGAAGAAGCGATTTTGCTACAAATTATATGTTCCTTCTCAGGAAATCTTATGTATATAATTCATATAGATGTAGCTTTATAATATGTATGTCTTTCCATTCATAAAAGCATCATCTAAATCATGTTTTACATCATTTTTATGTGAGCATTTCTCTTGATTTTCTAGAGAAGTAAACTCTCAGATCCCCACTTACAAGCACTTTCTTGTATCTAGATTTTATTTGTGTCAAAGCAAAAGCGATCATCCCTGCCCTAGATTATTAGGGCTTTTTATTACTTTGGTATTtacttaagaataaaatttagtttttcattttcttctcttctcaaaAGTGGTTCGCAGGTACTAATGGAAATTTTGGAGATTcctttttaatttacaatttataaaatttttaagctTTATGATTTAGAAGtgttttacctttttattattttgatgatgTTATTCTAGGCGATGTTCTTTGTTATCCTATCTGTAAAACAGATTTCCCTAAATCTTAGAGGTTTAAAGCAGCAGCATCTTCACAatagtaagatttttttcttaaaaatgtttcttcccgaaggaaataaaattttttttttttttttttttttttttttttttttgagacagagtttcgctcttgttacccaggctggagtgcaatggcgcgatctcggctcaccacaacctccgcctcctgggttcaggcaattctcctgcctcagcctcctaagtagctgggattacaagcacgcaccaccatgcccagctattttttttgtatttttagtagagacggggtttcgccatgttgaccaagatggtctcgatctcttgaccttgtgatccacccgcctcggcctcccaaagtgctgggattacaggcttgagccaccgcgcccggccggaaataaaatttttaagatcTACGAGATTGAATCAGAGTTAGCTTTAGAACCTAGAATCTTATTAGGTCTGAGGGAAGATTAGAGGGAGGGAAAAGCCCCTTTCTCTCATCATTAGCTTATCTGGAAATAAactcttttttctaaaataaaatatgaagacCACAGTAGTGCCTTCAAGTTCTGCTGGGAGATGCAGAGGGCACTGCCTCATGCTGCTGTttgcccctgtgcccagcctccatccTTGCCCGGATAGGACCCTAAGGAGCAGCCCTTCCATGCAAAGAGGCTTCCCCCTTTGGCGTTCTAGggcagtttcttcttcttttttttttttttttttcccaaacaacCAGACACGCGaaagtttttagtttattaagcTTCTCGTGAAAAACCCACAATGGCCATAGATCACATCATGGCAGCACCTTTACTCCTTTGTCTGTTTGCCAGCACCCACGCTGGCCTTCGCAGTCCACCTGACTTTCTTCGTTCTGTTCTTGCGTTCCTTTCGTTGCTTTCTTGaggtctttttcttctcatacagGCCATGTCTTGCAAGTCTATGTTtgggttcatttttctttgcataataCAGGGAATCATAAATCATGCCAAAGCCAGTTGTCTTGCTACCACCAAAATGAGTTCTGAATCCAGATACAAAGATGACATCGGTGTGGTCTTGTACATTTTGGCTAGTTTTTCCCGAATTTCTGTCTTAGGCACTGTTGCCTTCCCGGGGTCAAGGACGTCAATGGCCATTTGTTTCCTCTGAAGTAGTCGGTTGGTCATGAACTTTCTAGTGCGGACAGCTACTGTGTGGTTCATGATGGCGGCCTATCCTGAGACAGCCGTGGAGGAAGACTCTAGGGCAGTTTCTTCTTTGGGCTTCCGGTGAAACATTGCATGAAAAAAAGGCTTTTACtccttttcattgtgtttttgattcaTCTATAACTAATAACTATTGGATGAATGTGTAAGTAAGGGAGTTAATAACTGACCGGGCCGAACCagaaacttaaaaatgtataGCTTGGATTATCTACTTTAACGTTTTGGGAAGGCTAACTGATGTGGAATATTGTGATGGAAGTGTTGACAGTCAGAAAAATCTAGAGATCAGACAAGTagcatttttttaagtaaaaaaggtACATGttgttttattctgaaaaatatccCTTATCTTTTATCATTGTCTCTTAGCTTGAATTTGTTAATTCCTTAACTTGAATTTGTTCATTATGAGAGTAAAACTACATAAAGGAAAAGTTtttcaaggaaaggaacaaatactttttttacaGTTCTAGCTCTTTGTCTCATTCTGTGACCTCCCGCAGCCAGTGGCCCCTCAGCATGCCAGCCTCCGCGGTTCTGGTTGCCCACTCCCTAGCTGTGTGATTTCTGCTAACGCAGCCTCCCGAGGTCTGATCGGCAAAGCAAAGACAGTGATAGCAGCTATCTCAGAGGAGTGTTCTGAGAATCTCCTGTGTATACACAGCCAGGGGCGTAGTATGTGCCGATAAATGTTAGCTGGTTGTGTTGTCGGCTTCAGCCATCATTGCTCAGTGAgcatgcttttgttttcttagtgTTTAAGTTTTTCGTGTCATTCTCACTGTCTCAGAGTCCAGAGTTAAGCAGATAATATGAGGTGGGGGAATGGCATGGGGACGAGTGAAGAGACTTATAGGAGGACTATACAGACTATTATAGAGTCTTAGGAGGGCTTCATGAAAGAGGAGggacggccgggcatggtggctcacgcctgtaatccaagcactttggaggccaaggcaggtggatcacctgaggtcaggagttcaagaccagcctgaccaacatagagaaaccccatctttattaaagaaatatatatatgtatatatatgtttaaaaaaataaaaataaaaaataaaagaggagggACTTCAGCTGAGTCTTAAAGCAGCGTTTATATGGCTGGAACCTCACACCTCTGGAATGGCTAAGGAGGTTTGGCAAGGACAGTAATTGGAACACTTGTGCACTGTTAGGAAtgactagtacagccactatgaaaaagCTTTTTGGTCcctaaaaaagaattaaaaatagaattaccatattaTCCAGCAGTCCCTTCTAGGTATATTCCCAAAATGATTGAAAGCAAGCTCTCAAAGGGAtgtttgcacacccatgttcattgcagcagcaTTCACAGTGGCTTAAAGGTGGGAGCAGCCCACGTGTTCATCAGCAGATGGCTGGGTCAGCAAAATGTAGTGTGCCTAGCGTGGCGTGTGATTCAGCCGTAAAAGGGAAGGAAAGTCTGCCCAAGCTGCAGCCTAAGTAGCCCTTGAGGATTTCATGCTGAGTAAAATCAGCCAGTCACAAGAAGGCAATATCGGTGATTCCACTTATTTTGTAGTGGCGGGGGGGAGGGGGTGTTTAATGGGGATGGCATTTTAGTTTTGCAAgttgaaaagagttctggagataaGTTGCACGTAGTAGTTGCAAGTACATGTAGATGTACTTGACACTACTGAACTTAAGGTGGTACGTTGTATGGGTGTTTCACCGTAATCAAAAGCACATGGATTAAGAAGCTGGAGAAATGGAGTCTGAGCCATTGCAGGCCGTAAGCAAGAGGCATGTTCGGTTGAGGACACGATCACGCTCAGGGGCCTTCTGTGTCTTTGCTTTCAGGGGCATGGAGGACGCTGGCGGCGGCCAAGAGACCCCGGCCCCGGAGGCCGCGCACCTCCCTCCGCTCGCGCCTGCGGAGGAGCAGGGGTTGCTCTTCCAGGAGGAGACCATCGATCTCGGCGGAGATGAGTTTGCATCCGAAGAGAACGAGAGCGCGTCGGAAGACTCGAGTCCCCTCGCGGACAAGCTGAACGAACACATGATGGAGAGCGTCCTCATCTCCGACTCCCCCAACAACAGCGAGGGCGACGCGGGTGACCTGGGCCGGGTGCGTGAGGAAGCCGAGCCCCCAGGGGAAGGCGACCCAGGCCCGGAGCCCGCGGGCACCCCAAGTCCCACCGGCGAGGCCGATGGCGGCTGTGCGCCCGGGGACGCCCCGGAGGACGAGGCCGCGACCCCCGGCAGTGGTGGGGCCCCGAGGCAGGACACGGCCCGCGAGACCCCGAGCAGCGAAGCCGAAGCCGCGCGCCCCGAGGAGACGCTGCCCGCCGCGGACCCGGTCCCGGTGTGCACCATCTTCAGCCAGCGCGCTCCCCCCGGCCCCGGGGACGGCTTCGAGCCGCAGATGGTGAAGTCGCCCAGCTTCGGCGGCGCCAGCGAGGCCCCCGCCCGGACGCCCCCCCAGGCCgtgcagcccagccccagcctcagcacGTTCTTCGGAGACGCGGCCGCCAGCCACTCCTTGGCCTCAGACTTCTTCGATTCCTTCACCACCTCCGCCTTCGTCTCCGTTAGCAACCCCCGCGCGGGCTCCCCGGCCCCTGCCAGCCCGCCTCCCCTCGCTGTGCCCGGGACAGAGGGGCGTCCGGAACCCGTGGCCACGCCAGGGCCCCAGGCCGCTGCGCCCCAGGCATCGCCGGAGCCGTTCGCGCACATCCAGGCCGTGTTTGCGGGGAGTGACGACCCCTTCGCCACCGCCCTGAGCATGAGCGAGATGGACCGGAGGAACGACGCCTGGCTCCCCAGCGAGGCCACGCGCGGAGTCCTGCGGGCTGTGGCCGCCCAGCAGCGCGGCGCCGTGTTCGTGGACAAGGAGAAGCTCACCATGCCGGGGCTCAGGTTCGACAACATCCAGGTGAGCCTGGGTCTGCTGCCTTCGCAGCGCGGCCTCCCCTCTGCCCGGTCTGTGAGATGCTCGCGGTGCCCTTCACAGGAGAGACGCCCTTGTTTTCAGTAGTTCCTAAAGGCAAGCTGTGTTACTCTGCCCTGGGGTAATTAGGATCTGTTGGTTTCCTCAACAGAATCTATTTAATGAGCTACTTTCAGAGATGTAGAAATAAACACCAGCAAAGCGACTTTCCACCATAACTCTCTTTGTTAGTTCTCTATGCCCTGTAATTCATTTGTGACATTTGAACTCCCGTAAGTGataaatccatttcttttttaaaaaatacagaaaaacattacTCCTGTTACATAGAACGTGCTTGATGTAGAATTTGTATAACTTAAATAAGAAGAATATGCGTGACCCAAAAAGTAACAAATCACAGAAATATGTAAATGATATGCTAAATGATAATTAGCATAACATTTCCATTCTCACCACTAATGAAAGACAGTTGACGCAGGATTTTTTCAGTGCTGCTTTGCCAGCCGGAGAGACGTCCGCAACTGGTGATACCTCTCGGCCCAGGAGCCGCACCTGGCTCAGCTTTGGCCTATCCGGTGGCCACGTGACTGTGCTCTCAACTCCAGGTGGGAGGGTTGTGCGAGCAAACCAGCTGGGGGTCCGGGGCTCCAATGGCCAGCACAGGAGTGGGCTCCACACCGGGCTTGCAGCCGGACCAGACATGTGGCAAGTGACTCCCTCGGTGGACTCCTGCGTCCAGGCGAGGGGAACACCATGACTCCCAAACAGATGCCCGCGACCCCGAAGCCCCATGGGGGTTTTTCCAGGACTGACGGCGTATTAACAGCTCTCAGCGGGCGCGTTAACAGCCCTCTCAGCCCCGTTGCCCCTTTCGGCCACCACTGCTTCCGCTGAGTGGGGCAGGCAAAGCgggtgggggtggaggttacagtattACTGCAGTCCTCGTACCTGCATTCTGCAGTGACCTGGGTTCTTGTCCTGTCTCCaagaagaatgagattatgttgATAACCAGAGTGTGAGGAGGGCGGGCAAGAATTTCATTAAGCACAAAACGGCTCTCAGCGGAGAGGCGGGGTGAGGGTGGTTCCCCACCAGAAGTCAGGTGGTCTTTCCCCCAgtgtggctggggcaggggcttATGTGAACTCAGAATGGAGGCGTGCATGCTGATTGtgagtttggaaaaaaaaaaaaaggctaaacaAAGTCACCCCTCAAAGGTGGACACAACAGTGTAAAAAACCAATTGGGGAAGGGTAGGTGCGTGTGACATAGGTGAAGAGGGGCTAATCGATCAGAGGAAAGTGCGCCAAATGGGACGGGAGGCTCCCAGGCCCTTCCGTGGATTTATCGAGGACTTGTAGCTATGCTTTAAACTGTCCTCAGCCTGATGGGTTTCACCGGGATCTCCCCTGTCTGCCTAGGATTTGTCGCCTCCTGTAGCAATCACAGTCAAGTAATTTCCATTTCCATCTATCAACAGCGATTTACTGTTTGTGGAAGTGTGGGAAAATAGCCTCGCTAAGGCATCCCCCATGGGACCGAAAATCGGTGCAAATacatttaagtaaattttaaaatgcacgtCAAAATGTGCATAtcctttgacccagaaattccactcttaGGAATGTATTGCGAGGAAATAATCACACTGGTATACATATACCAGCTGTTGAGATGTCTCTCAGAGTGGTTCATCACTGCAAAGCACCTGAAGTAATCCAAAAGCCTGTTCTTAGGAGGCTTGAATACATTTGACTCATCTCATCTTCCAAAGGaatatttatgtacttttttaaaatgatgccaGAGTTTTGGGGAGGAAGGCATGATCAGGTGGAACATAGAGGAGTTTAAGGCAATGAAACTATTCTATGTGAAACTTTAATGCTGGGTACGTGtccttatttattttaccatACCCATGGAATGCACCACACCAAGAGTCTACCCtgttgctgggctggagtgcaatggtgcgattctgcctcactgcaacctccgcctcccagggtcaagcagttcttctgcctcggcctcccaagcagctgggattacaggcgcccaccaccacacccggctaatattttgtatttttagtagagacagggtctcactattttggtcaggctggtctcaaactcctgatctcgtgatctgcccacctcagcctcccaaaatgcagggattacaggtgtgaaccactgtgcccagccctcaaaATCCATTTTCTAGTAAATTATGTTATAAATCATAGGTGAGTTTTTAGAATAAACCACAAAGGACTATCTAGGTGGAACTTGTTATATAGAGATAATGTTGTATATTCtgtctcacacatacacacacttcttCTCTCTCCTATTATTAGTAATTTAGCAAAATAAGAATGTTAGGAAAGCATATTCAAGTACAGTcttttgtgtgaacatatttttgtttctcttgcttAAAAATACTTTCTGGGTTTTTTGATAAATGTGCATTTAGCTCTATTAAGAAATACAACAATTTCCAAAATGGGTACATTATTTCACATTTCCATCAGCAGCGTATGAGAGAGCATTCCAGTTATTTTATATCTGCAGCATAGTCAACTTTTTCGatttttgcatttccctgatgactgagTTATACAACCTACTTGATATATAGGATCTGATGTATTAATCCTTTAATATATAGGCTACTTGTATATGTTTATTAAGTATCTCTTCAAATGTTTTCTCCATCTTTCAAACTTTGGATATTTGTCTTATTGTTACTGTATTTTAAGAGTTCTGTAAGTATTCTGGTTGGAAGTGAGCTATATTACACAACAgatgtgttgcaaatattttttactatTCCATGCcttgtttttgcattttgtagGTGTCTTTTGAAGGgcagaaattttcattttggggTGCAGGTGTGCTAGCTACAGATTCTCACATCGTTTATTAGtttcaaaattattacaaat
This region includes:
- the TRAPPC12 gene encoding trafficking protein particle complex subunit 12 isoform X2 — encoded protein: MEDAGGGQETPAPEAAHLPPLAPAEEQGLLFQEETIDLGGDEFASEENESASEDSSPLADKLNEHMMESVLISDSPNNSEGDAGDLGRVREEAEPPGEGDPGPEPAGTPSPTGEADGGCAPGDAPEDEAATPGSGGAPRQDTARETPSSEAEAARPEETLPAADPVPVCTIFSQRAPPGPGDGFEPQMVKSPSFGGASEAPARTPPQAVQPSPSLSTFFGDAAASHSLASDFFDSFTTSAFVSVSNPRAGSPAPASPPPLAVPGTEGRPEPVATPGPQAAAPQASPEPFAHIQAVFAGSDDPFATALSMSEMDRRNDAWLPSEATRGVLRAVAAQQRGAVFVDKEKLTMPGLRFDNIQGDAVKDLMLRFLGEKAAAKRQVLNASSVEPSFVGLKQLISCRNWRAAVDLCGRLLTAHGQGYGKSGLPTSHTTDSLQLWFVRLALLVKLGLFQNAEMEFEPFGNLDQPDLYYEYYPHVYPGRRGSMVPFSMRILHAELQQYLGNPQESLDRLHRVKTVCSKILVNLEQGLAEDGGASGVTPEGRQASIRLWRSRLGRVMYSMANCLLLMKDYVLAVEAYHSVITYYPEQEPQLLSGIGRIALQEMKIAILSRLGHLLRCRVPWRCGTPPAASTCLHLYAAGKLSPR